In Nocardia sputorum, a single genomic region encodes these proteins:
- a CDS encoding class I SAM-dependent methyltransferase, whose product MSRNEPQSAITSHDDVGVLLTQPRRYRAFKAAFLLGGGDRLNARLAGLARPAPDADVVDVGCGPGDLARVLARRAGRVIGVDPAPQMVDYATARCRDLANCRFERGTAQSLPLPDVSADLVTCTFAMHHIPAAHRADAVAQMFRVLRPGGRLLLADTYPTDPLRSTAVRVMARFAAHRTHDTGHGDDHGDPMAGIDIRRYRDMLEATGFEDVEFVVVRPATGVLSATKPRAVPDRT is encoded by the coding sequence ATGTCCCGAAACGAACCACAGTCTGCCATCACTTCGCACGACGACGTCGGAGTCCTGCTCACCCAGCCGCGCCGTTACCGCGCGTTCAAAGCCGCTTTCCTGCTCGGCGGAGGAGACCGTCTGAACGCCCGCCTCGCCGGACTGGCTCGTCCGGCGCCCGACGCCGATGTCGTCGACGTCGGTTGCGGCCCGGGCGACCTCGCTCGGGTGCTGGCGCGCCGAGCCGGCCGGGTCATCGGTGTCGACCCGGCGCCGCAGATGGTCGACTACGCGACCGCGCGTTGCCGCGACCTGGCGAATTGCCGATTCGAACGCGGTACCGCGCAGTCGCTTCCGCTGCCCGACGTATCGGCCGATCTGGTGACCTGCACCTTCGCCATGCACCACATCCCCGCGGCGCACCGTGCCGATGCCGTCGCGCAGATGTTTCGGGTACTGCGGCCCGGCGGCCGGTTGCTGCTCGCCGACACCTATCCGACCGACCCGCTCCGCTCCACCGCCGTGCGCGTGATGGCCCGGTTCGCGGCCCACCGCACCCACGACACCGGCCACGGCGACGACCACGGTGATCCCATGGCGGGCATCGACATTCGCCGGTATCGAGACATGCTGGAGGCCACCGGTTTCGAGGACGTCGAGTTCGTCGTCGTGCGTCCCGCGACCGGCGTCCTGTCGGCCACCAAGCCGCGAGCCGTGCCGGACCGAACCTAG